From Mauremys reevesii isolate NIE-2019 linkage group 10, ASM1616193v1, whole genome shotgun sequence, the proteins below share one genomic window:
- the E4F1 gene encoding transcription factor E4F1, with amino-acid sequence MEAVMATSAGPAGLTAAAAGEQEGAAAAASSPAQAPAGPTAFLSLPAPFSEEDEDDVHKCGRCHSEFTSLEEFVQHKLQKICQRTQEAITATSTSLPSQEVQKEVVPSVEESITVAHIVVEASSIAEEITNASSIVGSGHIKEVIVTGEQVFENPNGQIDGEITEGQGSPDDMEQDGSTELIRVKLLVNKEGRYVCELCHKTFKTASILKAHMITHSSRKDYECKLCGTSFRTKGSLIRHHRRHTDERPYKCKKCGKSFRESGALTRHLKSLTPCTEKIRFNMSKEIVVSKDELPTESCSSNTEAVSPIASESIETPVIHLLTDAKGNVLHEVHVQMQELPVVDTKSLDQEPSNPKELPCEWEVNSENLLRQAMRNSGIVIEKVTVEEMQKSDEPGVAATEELENEEMEAEEEQCGEQCVEVEQVETTDTETNGYKSYVCPHCSEVFSGSVSLEIHIKGHLGYKVFKCEECGKEFMKGYLLKKHQEVHVNERRFRCGECGKLYKTIAHVKGHKRVHSDERPYSCPKCGKRYKTKNAQQVHFRTHLEEKPYICQFCNRGFREKGSLVRHIRHHTGEKPYKCYKCGRGFAEHGTLNRHLKTKGGCLLALKEVEEVMVSEESQSADNLAATVISEDPHTVLVEFSSVVADTQEYIIETATEDMETSEATEIIEGTRHEVDSHIMKVVQQIVNQANSGHQIIVQNVTVAENSEVTTDTADTITIATPESLTEQVAMTLASAIGEGAVLTTEGSIETEEATVTMVASEDIEIMEHVGEFVIASQEGEVEVQTVIV; translated from the exons ATGGAGGCCGTGATGGCAACGAGCGCAGGGCCGGCGGGGCTTACGGCAGCCGCGGccggggagcaggagggggcggcggctGCCGCCTCCAGCCCGGCCCAGGCGCCCGCCGGCCCCACCGCCTTTCTCAGCCTCCCGGCGCCCTTCAGCGAGGAAG ATGAAGATGATGTGCACAAGTGTGGTCGTTGTCATTCTGAGTTCACCTCTTTGGAAGAATTTGTACAACACAAATTACAAAAGATCTGTCAACGAACTCAAGAAGCCATTACTGCCACATCAACAAGTCTTCCCAGCCAAGAAGTACAAAAG GAGGTCGTTCCTTCTGTTGAGGAGTCCATAACTGTTGCTCATATAGTTGTTGAAGCATCTTCAATAGCAGAAGAAATCACTAATGCATCTTCTATAGTAG GTAGTGGGCACATCAAAGAAGTCATTGTCACAGGAGAACAAGTTTTTGAAAACCCAAATGGCCAGATTGATGGTGAGATCACTgaagggcagggcagccccgaTGACATGGAACAAGATGGCTCCACAGAGCTGATCAGGGTTAAGCTGCTGGTTAATAAAGAAGGTCGATATGTGTGTGAGTTATGCCACAAGACGTTTAAAACA GCCAGTATCCTTAAAGCTCACATGATCACTCATAGTAGCAGGAAGGACTATGAATGTAAATTATGTGGAACATCATTTAGGACAAAGGGGTCTCTCATTCGACACCACCGGCGTCACACAG ATGAACGACCTTACAAATGCAagaagtgtgggaaaagcttcagggaATCAGGAGCTTTGACACGGCATCTGAAATCTTTGACACCATGCACTGAAAAAATCCGTTTCAACATGAGCAAAGAAATAGTTGTTAGCAAAGATGAATTGCCAACAG AATCCTGTAGTTCAAACACAGAGGCTGTTTCACCTATAGCAAGTGAATCCATTGAGACTCCTGTGATTCACCTATTAACAGATGCAAAAGGCAATGTCCTTCATGAAGTCCATGTCCAAATGCAGGAGCTTCCTGTTGTTGATACAAAATCCTTGGATCAAGAG CCATCAAATCCCAAGGAACTACCATGTGAATGGGAAGTGAACAGTGAGAACTTGCTGAGGCAGGCCATGAGGAATTCTGGGATTGTGATAGAAAAAGTCACTGTggaggagatgcaaaaatcagatGAACCTGGTGTGGCTGCTACAGAAGAACTAGAAAATGAAGAGATGGAAGCGGAAGAAGAGCAGTGTGGGGAACAGTGTGTTGAAGTAGAGCAAGTAGAGACT ACAGATACAGAAACAAACGGATACAAAAGTTATGTTTGCCCTCACTGTAGTGAAGTCTTCAGTGGGTCTGTTTCCCTTGAAATACACATCAAAGGACATTTAG GTTACAAAGTGTTTAAATGTGAGGAGTGCGGTAAAGAGTTCATGAAAGGCTACCTGTTGAAAAAGCACCAGGAAGTGCATGTCAATGAGAGGCGCTTCCGTTGTGGTGAGTGTGGCAAACTCTACAAGACCATTGCGCATGTGAAGGGACACAAGAGGGTGCACTCAGATGAGCGGCCATATTCCTGTCCAAAGTGTGGCAAGAGATACAAAACAAAG AATGCCCAGCAGGTTCATTTCCGTACTCACTTGGAAGAGAAGCCCTACATCTGCCAGTTCTGCAACCGGGGCTTTCGGGAGAAGGGCTCATTGGTTCGTCACATCCGTCACCACACAGGCGAAAAGCCATACAAATGTTACAAGTGTGGACGTGGGTTTGCAGAGCATGGCACTCTTAACAGGCACTTAAAAACCAAAG GTGGCTGCCTTCTTGCATTGAAAGAGGTTGAAGAAGTGATGGTTTCCGAGGAAAGTCAATCAGCTGACAACTTAGCGGCAACAGTTATTTCTGAAGATCCTCATACTGTTCTAGTAGAATTTtcttcagtggtggcagatactCAGGAATACATCATTGAG ACTGCTACTGAAGACATGGAGACCAGCGAAGCTACTGAAATAATAGAGGGAACAAGACATGAG GTTGACAGTCACATTATGAAGGTTGTGCAGCAAATAGTAAATCAAGCAAACTCTGGCCACCAGATCATCGTGCAGAACGTTACAGTGGCAGAAAACTCTGAAGTAACTACTGACACTGCAGACACTATCACCATAGCAACACCAGAAAGTCTTACAGAGCAGGTTGCCATGACACTGGCTTCAGCTATTGGCGAAGGAGCTGTGCTGACGACAGAGGGTAGCATTGAGACAGAAGAAGCAACTGTGACAATGGTTGCATCAGAGGATATTGAAATAATGGAGCACGTAGGAGAGTTTGTGATAGCCTCCCAGGAAGGGGAGGTGGAAGTTCAGACAGTGATTGTCTAG
- the LOC120372955 gene encoding glycerol-3-phosphate phosphatase: MAEGSARRCLRLEPAAAREVLGAADTLLFDCDGVLWRGDAAVAGAPAVLSRLQARAKRLCYVTNNSSRTRDAYAEKLRRLGFPPAEPGQVFGSAYCAARYLSRALPPDAAAYVLGSPALSAELRAVGVPHLGPGPAALPGPGPADWAGAPLDPAVRAVLVGFDEHFCYAKLCQALRYLQRGGPDCLLVGTNRDHRLPLEGGAAIPGTGCLVKAVEMAAEREAFIVGKPSRYIFDCVASEFKIEPARTIMVGDRLDTDILMGNNCGLTTLLTLTGVTTLEEVKGHQESDCPSRKSLVPDYYVDSIADLLPALED, encoded by the exons ATGGCGGAGGGTTCGGCGCGGCGCTGCCTGCGGCTGGAGCCGGCCGCGGCCCGGGAGGTGCTGGGCGCGGCGGACACGCTGCTGTTCGACTGCGACGGGGTGCTGTGGCGGGGCGACGCGGCGGTGGCGGGCGCGCCGGCCGTGCTGAGCCGCCTGCAGGCCCGGGCCAAGCGCCTCTGCTACGTGACCAACAACAGCAGCCGCACGCGGGACGCCTACGCCGAGAAGCTGCGGCGCCTGGGCTTCCCCCCGGCCGAGCCCGGCCAGGTCTTCGGCTCGGCCTACTGCGCCGCGCGCTACCTCAGCCGGGCCCTGCCGCCCGACGCCGCCGCCTACGTGCTGGGCAGCCCCGCCCTCAGCGCCGAGCTGCGGGCCGTCGGCGTCCCGCACCTGgggcccggccccgccgcccTGCCCGGGCCCGGCCCCGCCGACTGGGCCGGCGCGCCGCTGGACCCGGCCGTGCGCGCCGTGCTGGTGGGCTTCGACGAGCACTTCTGCTACGCCAagctgtgccaggcgctgcgcTACCTGCAGCGCGGCGGCCCCGACTGCCTGCTGGTGGGCACCAACCGCGACCACCGCCTGCCGCTGGAGGGCGGCGCCGCCATCCCCG GAACTGGCTGTCTTGTGAAAGCAGTGGAGATGGCAGCAGAACGTGAGGCATTCATCGTAGGCAAGCCCAGCCGATACATTTTCGACTGTGTGGCGAGTGAGTTCAAGATCGAACCCGCTCGTACCATCATGGTGGGAGATCGACTGGACACAGACATCCTTATGGGCAATAATTGCGGCCTCACCACTCTCTTGACTCTCACTGGAGTCACTACTCTGGAAGAAGTAAAAGGTCACCAGGAGAGTGACTGCCCTTCCAGGAAAAGCCTGGTTCCTGATTACTATGTTGATAGCATAGCTGACCTTCTTCCTGCACTTGAGGATTAA